One genomic window of Tatumella citrea includes the following:
- a CDS encoding VENN motif pre-toxin domain-containing protein — MLAYPSISPQLIGEIGVQAGDIARTQGRIQVTRAGKAELATKGVKELGINATKEERAAYDKALKETSGYKNAQQQWGTGSAIQQGIQAVTAAVQGLAGGDLAKAIAGGSSPYLAEVIHNMTTDASGKVNTEANLMAHAVLGAVVAQINGNSALAGAAGATTGEFIAQQLYPGVDRKDLSEEQRQTISALGTLAAGLAGGIAGDSTADAVAGAQAGKNSSNNNNLGGLGSYGQAAASLGSSMIEAGATAEEINAALSKNAKGDLPANQNPATGLLTAWGAGMTTVVAPVLLPTTATAGSVIAAGAIGGSANVFNQLNNGDPFSATDALIATGVSALTQGKGFWFTEAASITGAYAGAKLQGKDTLPVVAGAVIGTVIGAGGGKAVEVGNKYFPIVSDKTAGIAGAIGGSVISETTGSKVEDKLKNAGDKK; from the coding sequence GTGTTAGCTTACCCGTCAATCAGTCCTCAACTGATAGGGGAAATCGGGGTTCAGGCCGGGGATATTGCCAGGACGCAGGGGCGGATTCAGGTGACAAGAGCAGGTAAGGCAGAACTGGCTACGAAAGGTGTTAAAGAGCTGGGCATAAATGCCACGAAGGAAGAACGTGCCGCATATGATAAAGCCCTGAAAGAAACTTCTGGCTACAAAAATGCGCAGCAGCAATGGGGAACCGGCAGCGCCATCCAGCAGGGTATCCAGGCGGTTACCGCTGCGGTACAGGGCCTGGCCGGTGGTGACCTGGCAAAAGCGATAGCGGGTGGTTCGTCGCCGTATCTGGCTGAGGTCATTCACAATATGACCACAGATGCATCAGGTAAGGTTAATACTGAAGCGAACCTGATGGCGCATGCGGTACTGGGTGCGGTAGTAGCGCAGATTAACGGTAACAGCGCGTTAGCCGGTGCAGCCGGGGCGACCACCGGTGAATTTATCGCTCAACAGCTCTATCCGGGCGTTGACCGGAAAGACCTGAGCGAAGAGCAGCGGCAGACTATCAGCGCGCTGGGAACCCTGGCGGCGGGCCTGGCTGGCGGTATCGCCGGTGACAGCACGGCAGATGCTGTGGCGGGTGCGCAGGCGGGGAAGAACTCATCCAATAACAACAACCTTGGCGGGCTGGGGAGCTATGGTCAGGCAGCGGCCTCGCTGGGAAGCTCAATGATCGAAGCCGGAGCAACAGCGGAAGAGATAAACGCGGCGCTGAGCAAGAATGCGAAAGGTGATTTACCAGCAAACCAGAATCCGGCCACCGGACTGTTAACTGCCTGGGGCGCGGGGATGACAACCGTTGTGGCTCCTGTTCTGCTACCAACTACCGCAACGGCGGGAAGTGTTATTGCTGCGGGAGCAATAGGCGGCTCAGCAAACGTGTTTAACCAGTTGAACAATGGCGACCCTTTCAGTGCCACCGATGCACTTATTGCTACTGGTGTCAGTGCGTTAACGCAGGGTAAAGGATTCTGGTTTACTGAAGCGGCCAGTATCACCGGAGCTTATGCTGGCGCTAAATTGCAGGGGAAAGATACACTTCCGGTTGTAGCTGGTGCAGTTATTGGTACTGTAATTGGTGCTGGCGGAGGTAAAGCTGTAGAAGTTGGTAATAAATATTTCCCAATTGTCTCAGATAAAACAGCTGGTATTGCTGGAGCTATTGGCGGCTCTGTAATTAGCGAAACTACGGGAAGTAAAGTTGAAGATAAGCTAAAGAATGCGGGAGATAAGAAATGA
- a CDS encoding two-partner secretion domain-containing protein, which translates to MNKNLYRIVFNQARGLLMVVADIAGAGRAGASASRSGTVHPFSQLTGKVHGICFAMLLALGAVQPVQAGIVADSRAPGGQQPTIINSANGIPQINIQPPGAGGVSHNKYSQFNVDSKGAILNNSHNNVQTQLGGMVAGNPNLAKGEARIILNEVNSRDPSQLNGFVEIAGRKAQVVIANPSGITCNGCGFINANRATLTTGQVQINNGQISGYDVNQGEIVVTGAGMDSRQQDSTDLIARAVKINAGVWASQLKVTAGRNVVDAAHDVVAAKTADGSVSPGIAIDVAALGGMYANKIRLMGTETGVGVHNAGNIGASAGDVVVNADGSISNSGYITATNNLQLTTGGYLDNQGHLYASANTTVSSRGTLTNRGVIAAQNNTTVSAAGINSNKTSVFAAGMGSDGALAAAGDLSLTSQGKLTVNGKNSAAGRLTVQGAVLDFSDSQTYGNNVSIQATTGDISTSGATLSASQKFTARTSGTLNNNDGKISAGQLTINADKLSNRNGLVQQLSSNDLMFSFAGGIDNSAGTLASNSNNFRLTTAVLNNQQGLVAHYGNGSLDVLTGQMTGTEGTLLSQGALGLSASQLLLDNATTRADRITLTADFFSHQSGNLVQTGSGDMSVTVSGALNNQSGSLAANGNINLQADHLNNQNGKLTAAQQGSLHITTFSLLNNQQGSLAAAGKVWLQSRGLNNDHGLLQSGSDMQLDMQNGLLSNRYGTTNGGIISQGTLLLSSGALDNTRGYIGASGGTLATAELNNFNGSLISNKDLALTTQGAFNNQHGLLQAGSSMVVNTSGDELINTQGQIGAGQSLNLLSGTVLNRSGQIRSSGTAQINTQDQTLDNSRGIISVAADAQLNTGSLNNTEGQIQVVGTVAINAIKGLITNTHGLIRSGANLAITALQLINRDTQADNTGIEGTSVTLDSGNFDNARGILRATDLLEITGTQHLDNSEGLLSSSAKLNIHGGDTLSFINTSGTLIAGKKLNLTAGSLTGDGSVLSQGAMALVLQQAYFNQGQVVANGDMNLSLGNQSLTNQGVIKAGGVLTLHADSLDNQQPAEISAGENHLLLTNDLTNRGLLDGGLTHVVASNLTNTGTGRLYGDHIALQTATLNNLAENGSAATIAARDQLDIGAAEINNLDHGLIYSAGNAAIGGALDNNWRATGQASVFNNHSATLESAGDMTLNVGQLNNINDHLVTQVVVVEKSYHNEAVLKGAVNRFDWADIDTSYKNKYKVQDAIMPDGTRNNNFYQYIYTRTITETQVVASDPGQLIAGGNLTINSDQVNNHDSRIVAGGLLGGIINQLNNIATAGQRVITDIGSQIHWYAKKSGGGPGGTKTSQGKDHSSYTPTATIRTIDLQTMDWQGNSQASGSGFTVAGRNTAGDSTAIVDAANITADSGLMPVTPPSGQIVDVIPPGDDNTVIRLISPVITLPDNSLFHVQPEVDARYLIETDPRFTQQKKWLGSDYMQNALANDPNALLKRLGDGYYEQQLIKQQVLNLTGNRYLTGYSNDEDQYQALMNAGVAFGQQFSLALGVALTPQQMALLTSDMVWLVKKEITLADGTVQSVLVPQVYARVQQGDLDGSGALLSGNNIALNVSHDLTNSGHISGREVTQLTADNLNNSGFIGANQLALRAVTDINNIGGTLQAGDRLTAIAGRDFNSSSTLGGSVGNITFDRPAGIYVQNDKGQLSLQAVHDINLTASQISNTGAGSQTQLSAGNDLNLGTVTTTHSEKGDWGGGNNRSLTQSFENGTQINGSGDVSLVAGHDLNARAASVNAQDGLNVVAGNDLTITYGNDSYHLTENSHQTSSGLLSKKSITTHDEIQSQTAAGSAFSGNVIAMQAGHDLTVTGSSIAGTQDVGLTAGNNLTISTAEETRKEVHQYQEKKSGFSGTGGVGFSVGSSSLKITDDGQSLSSMGSTVGSTQGNVNLTAGNQLTVKGSDVLAGKDLNLTGKEVNILATDNQSSQTHTVEQKQSGLTLALSGTAGSAINAAVSGANEASKQSNDRLAALQGMKSALSGVQAAQSVSLAEAGGSEGSLVGINLSYGSQSSKSTQTSTQSQSQGSTLTAGNNLTLNATGTDISVQGSQLQAGKEVSLNAARDVNLFSGLNSQTLEGKNESHGSSVGAGINFGQGSGGVTVSASVNKGKGSETGNGISHNETTINAGNHLTINSGRDTTLSGAQVSGKKVTLDVGRHLTLTSEQDTDNYDSTQKNISAGASAGMGGGASVNLSRDNMHSTYQSVQEQTGIFAGNGGFDISVGEHTQLNGAVIGSTADGSLNALDTGTLGFIDIKNSAEYKVEHQSVGASTGGSAGGQFLGNMASNLLVGFNGSDSDSSVTHSAVSEGAIKIRDKDNQQQNLDDLSRDVEHANQTLSPIFDKEKEQNRLREAQLIGEIGSQIGDIARTQGQIEATRAGKAELAAKGVKEPGINATKEERAAYDKALKETSGYKNAQQQWGTGSAIQQGIQAVTAAVQGLAGGDLAKAIAGGSSPYLAEVIHNMTTDASGKVNTEANLMAHAVLGAVVAQINGNSALAGAAGATTGEFIAQQLYPGVNRKDLSEEQRQTISALGTLAAGLAGGIAGDSTADAVAGAQAGKNSSNNNNLGGLGSYGQAAASLGSSMIEAGATAEEINAALSKNAKGDLPANQNPATGLLTAWGAGMTTVVAPVLLPTTATAGSVIAAGAIGGSANVFNQLNNGDPFSATDALIATGVSALTQGKGFWFTEAASITGAYAGAKLQGKDTLPVVAGAVIGTVIGAGGGKAVEVGNKYFPIVSDKTAGIAGAIGGSVISETTGSKVEDKLKNAGDKK; encoded by the coding sequence ATGAATAAGAACCTCTACCGTATTGTATTTAATCAGGCGCGTGGCCTGTTGATGGTTGTCGCAGATATTGCCGGTGCTGGTCGTGCCGGAGCGTCAGCGTCTCGCTCCGGCACCGTACATCCCTTCAGCCAGTTAACGGGCAAAGTTCATGGCATCTGTTTTGCGATGTTGCTGGCGTTAGGTGCTGTCCAGCCTGTGCAGGCTGGTATTGTCGCTGATAGTCGTGCACCTGGCGGTCAGCAGCCCACCATAATTAACAGTGCTAATGGTATCCCTCAGATCAATATTCAGCCACCGGGTGCTGGCGGGGTGTCGCACAATAAATACAGCCAGTTTAATGTTGATAGTAAGGGTGCCATTCTCAATAACAGCCATAACAATGTACAGACTCAACTGGGGGGGATGGTTGCCGGCAACCCGAATCTGGCAAAGGGCGAGGCCAGAATCATTCTTAATGAGGTTAACTCACGGGATCCCAGCCAGTTAAATGGATTCGTGGAAATCGCCGGAAGAAAAGCACAGGTGGTGATAGCCAACCCGTCAGGGATTACCTGTAATGGTTGTGGTTTTATCAACGCCAACCGTGCCACCCTGACCACCGGTCAGGTACAGATAAATAATGGGCAAATCAGTGGCTATGACGTCAATCAGGGCGAGATTGTCGTCACTGGCGCAGGTATGGACAGTCGTCAGCAGGACAGTACTGACCTGATTGCCCGGGCAGTGAAAATCAATGCGGGGGTCTGGGCCAGTCAACTGAAAGTCACCGCCGGGCGTAATGTGGTGGATGCAGCGCACGACGTCGTCGCTGCCAAAACCGCCGATGGTAGCGTATCGCCCGGCATTGCCATCGATGTGGCGGCGTTGGGAGGTATGTACGCCAATAAAATTCGCCTGATGGGTACAGAAACTGGAGTTGGGGTGCATAACGCCGGGAATATTGGTGCTTCGGCAGGAGATGTAGTGGTTAATGCCGACGGAAGTATCAGCAATAGCGGATACATAACAGCCACCAACAATCTGCAGCTGACCACCGGAGGCTATCTTGATAATCAGGGCCACCTGTATGCCTCGGCCAATACCACCGTGAGCAGCCGTGGTACGCTGACTAACCGGGGCGTGATCGCCGCGCAGAACAATACGACGGTAAGCGCCGCAGGAATTAATAGTAATAAAACCAGTGTGTTCGCAGCGGGGATGGGTAGTGACGGCGCGCTGGCGGCCGCCGGTGATCTTAGCTTAACCAGTCAGGGAAAGCTGACCGTCAACGGAAAAAACTCCGCTGCCGGGAGATTAACGGTACAGGGCGCGGTGCTGGATTTCAGCGACAGCCAGACTTATGGCAACAATGTGTCGATTCAGGCGACGACCGGAGATATCAGCACCTCCGGTGCCACGCTGTCTGCCAGTCAAAAGTTTACTGCCCGGACATCAGGCACTCTCAATAACAATGACGGCAAAATCTCCGCCGGACAACTCACTATCAATGCAGACAAATTGTCTAACCGCAACGGGTTGGTACAGCAACTCAGCAGCAATGATCTGATGTTCTCCTTTGCCGGGGGGATCGACAACAGTGCCGGTACGCTGGCCAGTAACAGCAATAATTTCCGCCTGACAACTGCTGTTTTGAATAACCAGCAAGGGCTGGTCGCTCATTACGGAAACGGCTCGCTGGATGTGCTGACCGGCCAGATGACAGGAACGGAAGGCACGTTATTGAGCCAGGGAGCGCTGGGATTAAGTGCCTCGCAATTGCTACTTGATAACGCCACCACCCGGGCTGACCGGATTACGCTGACAGCAGATTTCTTCTCGCATCAAAGTGGCAACCTGGTGCAGACCGGGAGCGGCGATATGTCAGTTACGGTGAGCGGCGCGTTGAATAATCAGTCCGGAAGCCTGGCAGCGAATGGCAATATTAATCTGCAGGCTGACCACCTGAACAACCAGAACGGGAAGCTGACCGCTGCACAACAGGGGTCGCTGCATATCACCACCTTCAGCCTGCTGAATAATCAACAAGGGAGCCTGGCAGCCGCAGGAAAAGTGTGGCTGCAAAGTCGCGGGCTCAATAATGACCACGGGCTGCTACAGTCCGGAAGTGATATGCAGCTTGATATGCAAAATGGCCTCCTGAGCAACCGTTACGGCACCACCAACGGCGGTATTATTAGCCAGGGAACACTGTTACTTAGCAGTGGCGCACTGGATAATACCCGGGGCTATATCGGTGCCAGCGGTGGTACGCTGGCGACAGCAGAACTGAATAACTTCAACGGAAGCCTGATAAGCAATAAAGATTTGGCGCTCACCACACAAGGCGCCTTCAACAATCAGCATGGATTATTACAGGCCGGAAGCTCGATGGTTGTTAATACCTCAGGCGATGAGCTGATAAATACACAAGGGCAGATTGGCGCGGGCCAGTCGCTTAACCTGCTGAGCGGTACAGTGCTCAACCGGTCAGGACAGATCCGCAGCTCAGGCACGGCGCAAATCAATACTCAGGACCAGACGCTCGACAATAGCAGGGGCATTATTTCCGTCGCCGCAGATGCACAACTGAATACCGGAAGCCTCAATAACACTGAAGGTCAAATCCAGGTGGTAGGTACGGTGGCGATAAACGCGATCAAAGGACTGATTACCAACACTCACGGGCTGATCCGCAGCGGAGCTAACCTCGCTATCACGGCCCTCCAGCTGATTAACCGTGATACTCAGGCGGATAACACCGGGATTGAGGGGACATCGGTCACCCTCGACAGCGGTAATTTTGATAATGCCCGGGGGATTTTGCGGGCGACAGATTTACTGGAAATCACCGGAACACAACATCTCGACAATAGTGAAGGCCTGCTGTCGTCATCTGCCAAGCTGAACATTCACGGAGGCGATACTCTCTCTTTTATCAATACTTCCGGGACACTGATTGCCGGAAAAAAACTCAATCTGACCGCCGGTTCACTGACCGGCGATGGCAGCGTACTTTCGCAAGGCGCAATGGCATTAGTCCTGCAACAGGCTTATTTCAATCAGGGACAGGTGGTCGCTAATGGTGACATGAACCTGAGCCTTGGCAATCAGAGCCTGACGAATCAGGGAGTGATCAAAGCAGGTGGTGTACTGACGCTTCATGCCGATAGCCTCGACAACCAGCAACCGGCTGAAATCAGTGCCGGGGAAAACCATCTGTTGCTGACCAACGATTTAACTAACCGGGGTTTGCTGGATGGCGGCCTGACTCATGTTGTCGCTTCTAACCTGACTAACACCGGCACGGGGCGTTTGTACGGTGACCATATTGCACTGCAAACCGCGACACTGAACAATCTGGCTGAAAATGGTAGCGCGGCGACGATTGCGGCCCGCGATCAGCTGGATATTGGTGCAGCGGAGATCAATAACCTCGACCACGGGCTGATATATAGTGCAGGAAATGCCGCTATTGGCGGTGCGCTGGATAATAACTGGCGGGCAACCGGACAGGCATCGGTTTTCAATAATCACAGTGCCACGCTGGAATCCGCCGGTGATATGACGCTGAATGTCGGCCAGCTCAATAACATCAATGACCATTTAGTGACACAGGTCGTGGTAGTAGAAAAATCATACCACAATGAAGCCGTGCTCAAGGGGGCGGTTAACCGCTTTGACTGGGCGGATATTGATACCAGCTATAAAAATAAATACAAAGTGCAGGATGCGATTATGCCGGATGGCACGCGCAATAATAATTTCTACCAATATATCTATACCCGTACCATCACCGAAACGCAGGTAGTGGCAAGCGATCCCGGCCAGCTGATTGCCGGAGGCAATCTGACCATTAATAGTGATCAGGTTAATAATCACGACAGCCGGATTGTGGCCGGGGGGCTGCTGGGTGGCATCATTAATCAGCTGAACAATATCGCGACTGCCGGCCAGAGGGTGATCACCGATATTGGTAGCCAGATCCACTGGTATGCTAAAAAGTCGGGAGGAGGACCTGGTGGAACGAAAACCTCACAGGGTAAAGATCACAGCAGTTACACGCCGACTGCCACTATCCGGACCATTGATCTGCAAACCATGGACTGGCAGGGTAACTCGCAGGCCAGCGGTAGCGGCTTTACAGTAGCCGGACGCAATACCGCCGGAGACAGTACTGCTATTGTTGATGCAGCCAATATCACGGCCGATAGCGGGTTAATGCCGGTCACCCCACCTTCAGGGCAGATTGTCGATGTGATTCCACCGGGCGACGATAATACGGTGATCCGCCTGATAAGCCCAGTTATCACGCTGCCTGATAACAGCCTGTTCCATGTTCAGCCGGAGGTCGATGCCCGCTATCTGATTGAAACCGATCCGCGTTTTACCCAACAGAAAAAGTGGCTGGGTAGTGATTATATGCAGAACGCGCTTGCCAACGACCCGAACGCTTTGCTGAAACGGTTGGGTGATGGCTACTACGAACAACAACTGATTAAACAGCAGGTGCTGAATCTGACCGGTAATCGCTATCTGACGGGCTACAGTAATGACGAAGATCAATACCAGGCGTTGATGAATGCGGGGGTAGCCTTCGGCCAGCAGTTCTCGCTCGCGCTGGGCGTGGCACTGACTCCACAGCAGATGGCGCTGCTGACCAGTGACATGGTGTGGCTGGTGAAAAAAGAGATCACGCTGGCCGATGGCACGGTACAAAGTGTACTGGTGCCGCAGGTGTATGCGCGGGTTCAGCAAGGCGACCTGGATGGTAGTGGCGCGTTACTCAGTGGTAATAATATTGCATTAAATGTCAGTCATGACCTGACCAATAGCGGTCATATCAGCGGGCGGGAAGTCACCCAGCTTACTGCGGATAACCTCAATAACAGCGGCTTTATTGGCGCCAATCAACTGGCCCTGCGGGCAGTCACCGACATCAATAATATCGGTGGCACCTTACAGGCGGGTGACCGACTGACCGCCATTGCGGGGAGAGATTTTAACAGCAGCAGTACGCTGGGCGGTAGCGTGGGTAATATCACCTTTGATCGTCCTGCCGGAATTTATGTGCAAAACGACAAGGGTCAGTTGAGTCTGCAGGCAGTGCACGACATTAATCTGACTGCCAGCCAGATAAGCAACACCGGTGCGGGTAGCCAGACGCAGCTCAGTGCCGGAAATGACCTGAATCTGGGTACCGTGACGACCACGCACAGTGAAAAGGGTGACTGGGGTGGCGGCAATAACCGCAGCCTGACTCAATCTTTTGAGAACGGGACGCAGATTAACGGCAGTGGCGATGTCTCCCTGGTCGCCGGCCACGACCTTAATGCCCGTGCCGCGAGCGTCAATGCGCAGGATGGTCTGAATGTGGTGGCAGGAAATGATCTCACCATTACCTACGGCAACGACAGCTACCATCTGACAGAAAACAGCCACCAGACCAGCAGCGGGTTGCTTTCAAAAAAATCGATCACCACCCATGATGAGATTCAAAGCCAGACAGCGGCAGGCAGTGCCTTTAGTGGCAACGTCATCGCTATGCAGGCCGGACATGACCTGACTGTCACCGGCAGCAGCATTGCCGGAACGCAGGATGTCGGCCTGACCGCAGGCAACAACCTGACAATCAGCACCGCTGAAGAAACCCGGAAGGAAGTTCATCAGTACCAGGAGAAAAAGTCAGGCTTTTCCGGCACTGGCGGAGTAGGTTTTAGTGTCGGAAGCAGCAGCCTGAAAATTACCGATGACGGGCAAAGCTTAAGCAGCATGGGCAGTACTGTTGGCAGCACTCAGGGCAACGTTAACCTGACGGCCGGTAACCAACTGACCGTAAAAGGTTCAGACGTGCTGGCAGGAAAAGACCTTAACCTGACCGGTAAAGAAGTGAACATTCTGGCGACAGATAATCAGAGTTCGCAGACCCATACGGTGGAACAAAAGCAGAGCGGCCTGACGCTGGCCTTATCCGGTACGGCAGGTAGTGCGATTAACGCAGCTGTGTCGGGTGCCAACGAAGCCAGTAAGCAGAGCAACGATCGGCTGGCTGCCCTGCAGGGGATGAAATCGGCACTCAGCGGCGTGCAGGCCGCGCAGTCGGTGTCCCTTGCGGAAGCGGGCGGCAGTGAGGGTAGTCTGGTTGGTATCAACCTTTCATATGGCAGCCAGTCATCTAAATCAACGCAGACCAGTACTCAGAGCCAAAGCCAGGGCAGTACGCTGACCGCGGGCAATAATCTGACATTAAACGCCACCGGAACCGATATTAGCGTTCAGGGCAGCCAGCTGCAGGCCGGGAAAGAGGTCAGCCTGAATGCGGCGCGGGACGTGAATCTTTTCTCCGGGCTGAACAGTCAGACACTGGAGGGAAAAAATGAAAGTCACGGATCGTCAGTGGGCGCAGGTATTAACTTTGGCCAGGGCTCCGGTGGTGTAACGGTGAGCGCCAGCGTCAATAAGGGCAAAGGTTCAGAGACCGGCAACGGCATCAGCCATAATGAAACTACCATTAATGCCGGAAATCATCTGACCATCAATAGCGGCAGGGACACTACCCTGAGCGGGGCGCAGGTTAGTGGCAAAAAAGTGACTCTGGATGTGGGGCGTCATCTGACCCTGACCAGCGAACAGGATACTGACAACTACGATTCGACACAGAAAAATATCAGCGCGGGTGCCAGTGCAGGCATGGGGGGCGGTGCTTCGGTTAACCTGAGCCGGGACAACATGCACAGCACGTACCAGAGCGTGCAGGAGCAGACGGGTATCTTTGCCGGCAACGGTGGTTTTGATATCAGTGTCGGTGAACACACGCAGCTCAACGGTGCGGTTATCGGCTCGACGGCGGATGGCAGCCTGAATGCACTCGACACCGGAACCCTCGGGTTCATCGATATTAAAAACAGCGCCGAATACAAGGTTGAGCACCAAAGCGTTGGGGCCAGCACAGGCGGTAGCGCGGGCGGCCAGTTTCTGGGCAATATGGCCAGTAACCTGCTGGTGGGTTTTAATGGCAGCGACAGCGACAGTTCGGTTACTCATTCGGCAGTCAGTGAAGGCGCGATTAAAATCCGCGATAAGGACAATCAGCAGCAAAACCTTGATGACCTGAGCCGCGATGTCGAACATGCCAATCAGACATTGTCCCCGATATTTGACAAGGAGAAGGAGCAGAACCGGTTAAGGGAAGCGCAGCTGATAGGAGAGATAGGAAGCCAGATCGGAGATATTGCCAGAACTCAGGGGCAGATTGAGGCGACAAGAGCAGGTAAGGCAGAACTGGCTGCGAAAGGTGTTAAAGAGCCGGGCATAAATGCCACGAAGGAAGAACGTGCCGCATATGATAAAGCTTTGAAAGAAACTTCTGGCTACAAAAATGCGCAGCAGCAATGGGGAACCGGCAGCGCCATCCAGCAGGGTATCCAGGCGGTTACCGCTGCGGTACAGGGCCTGGCCGGTGGTGACCTGGCAAAAGCGATAGCGGGTGGTTCGTCGCCGTATCTGGCTGAGGTCATTCACAATATGACCACAGATGCATCAGGTAAGGTTAATACTGAAGCGAACCTGATGGCGCATGCGGTACTGGGTGCGGTAGTAGCGCAGATTAACGGTAACAGCGCGTTAGCCGGTGCAGCCGGGGCGACCACCGGTGAATTTATCGCACAACAGCTCTATCCGGGCGTTAACCGGAAAGACCTGAGCGAAGAGCAGCGGCAGACTATCAGCGCGCTGGGAACTCTGGCGGCTGGACTGGCTGGCGGTATCGCCGGTGACAGCACGGCAGATGCTGTGGCGGGTGCGCAGGCGGGGAAGAACTCATCCAATAACAACAACCTTGGCGGGCTGGGGAGCTATGGTCAGGCAGCGGCCTCGCTGGGAAGCTCAATGATCGAAGCCGGAGCAACAGCGGAAGAGATAAACGCGGCGCTGAGCAAGAATGCGAAAGGTGATTTACCAGCAAACCAGAATCCGGCCACCGGACTGTTAACTGCCTGGGGCGCGGGGATGACAACCGTTGTGGCTCCTGTTCTGCTACCAACTACCGCAACGGCGGGAAGTGTTATTGCTGCGGGAGCAATAGGCGGCTCAGCAAACGTGTTTAACCAGTTGAACAATGGCGACCCTTTCAGTGCCACCGATGCACTTATTGCTACTGGTGTCAGTGCGTTAACGCAGGGTAAAGGATTCTGGTTTACTGAAGCGGCCAGTATCACCGGAGCTTATGCTGGCGCTAAATTGCAGGGGAAAGATACACTTCCGGTTGTAGCTGGTGCAGTTATTGGTACTGTAATTGGTGCTGGCGGAGGTAAAGCTGTAGAAGTTGGTAATAAATATTTCCCAATTGTCTCAGATAAAACAGCTGGTATTGCTGGAGCTATTGGCGGCTCTGTAATTAGCGAAACTACGGGAAGTAAAGTTGAAGATAAGCTAAAGAATGCGGGAGATAAGAAATGA